AGCTCCTAGAGTGTCAATGTAATCTTACcacctcccccttttcttccaaATAAATACTACTCACTGTTAATCTGATTGACTTGGAGGTAGTAATTTTCGAGGTGTTCATTAACTGTTGGAATGCTCTTCAGTTTATTGTAGGAGAGATCCAGCTCAACAAGGGTGGAAATATTGAAAGCATTGCCTGGTATTCCAGAATCTGTCAACTTATTGTGGGAGATACGTAAAAACTGAAGTGTTTTAAAACCTTGGAAGTATTCATCAGGAatgttggtgatgtcattgtTGTCAAAATATAGCATCAGTATGTTAGGAGGCAGTCCCCTAGGCAATTTAGAAAGTTTATTGTAACTGAGATCAAGATACAAAAGCGAATCCAAGCCTTTAAAAACCCCAGAAAGTGAATCTGTTGTCAGTTGGTTGTGCTGTAGGTGAACAACAGTTAGATTCACTAATCCTTCTAGTGCTTTGGGGCTGATTTTTGCAATCTTGTTGTGAGTAAGTTGTAGGTCATCCAAGGTATTGGGAAGTGGCCCAACAACTTCGGTTAAGTTGTTGTAGTTAATATGCAGTTTTTTCAAATTCTTTAATTTGGCGAACACTTTGCCTTTAATTTTTGAATTTTCCAAATGGTTATTATCTAGGATTAGCCATTCCAGGTCTGTTACATTTTCAAAAGCCTTTTCTTCGATTCCTTCAATCATATTATTTCGGACATATAGGTATTTAATTCCAGAAGGAATGATTGGAAGACTTTTCAGTTTAAGGTCATCACAATACATGGCTGATGGATAGTTTACAGGGCAATTACATTCTGGTGCACAGAGTGCTGTTGATGGCCCATACATGGAATGGGCATAACCATAATCTGGGTCTGGATGAAAATATCCAGGGTCATAATCATATTGACAGAAGATGCCAgtaatcaagaaaaaaaagaaaggaagagagttcaGATGCATCTTTgcagtgtgtatttttttttctgtaaaaggAATTTAAATGAATACCATTAGATGACTGGACATTACCAAGATGTACAT
Above is a window of Paroedura picta isolate Pp20150507F chromosome 5, Ppicta_v3.0, whole genome shotgun sequence DNA encoding:
- the LUM gene encoding lumican; the encoded protein is MHLNSLPFFFFLITGIFCQYDYDPGYFHPDPDYGYAHSMYGPSTALCAPECNCPVNYPSAMYCDDLKLKSLPIIPSGIKYLYVRNNMIEGIEEKAFENVTDLEWLILDNNHLENSKIKGKVFAKLKNLKKLHINYNNLTEVVGPLPNTLDDLQLTHNKIAKISPKALEGLVNLTVVHLQHNQLTTDSLSGVFKGLDSLLYLDLSYNKLSKLPRGLPPNILMLYFDNNDITNIPDEYFQGFKTLQFLRISHNKLTDSGIPGNAFNISTLVELDLSYNKLKSIPTVNEHLENYYLQVNQINKFPVSSFCKVVGALAYSRVRHLRLDANNLTRADLPHEMYNCLRMAADISLD